From a region of the Mycobacterium sp. SMC-8 genome:
- the rplM gene encoding 50S ribosomal protein L13 translates to MSTYTPKAGDTTRSWYVIDATDVVLGRLAVEAAKLLRGKHKPTFTPNVDGGDFVIVINADKVAISGDKLNNKFAYRHSGYPGGLRKRSIGELLQKHPTRVVENAITGMLPHNKLGRQVQKKLKVYAGPDHPHAAQQPAVYEIKQVAQ, encoded by the coding sequence GTGTCTACGTACACGCCGAAGGCGGGTGACACCACGCGCTCGTGGTACGTCATCGACGCCACCGACGTGGTGCTCGGCCGGCTCGCCGTCGAAGCAGCCAAGCTGCTGCGCGGCAAGCACAAGCCGACATTCACGCCCAATGTCGACGGCGGTGACTTCGTCATCGTGATCAACGCCGATAAGGTCGCCATCAGCGGCGACAAGCTCAACAACAAGTTCGCCTACCGGCACTCGGGGTATCCCGGCGGTCTGCGCAAGCGCTCCATCGGCGAGTTGCTGCAGAAGCACCCGACCCGCGTCGTCGAGAACGCGATCACCGGCATGTTGCCGCACAACAAGCTCGGCCGTCAGGTCCAGAAGAAGTTGAAGGTGTACGCCGGCCCGGACCATCCGCACGCCGCTCAGCAGCCGGCCGTGTACGAGATCAAGCAGGTGGCTCAG